The following proteins are co-located in the Streptomyces sp. NBC_00435 genome:
- a CDS encoding IclR family transcriptional regulator, giving the protein MALKPEPTAPFHSVQYALRVLETVARHTGGVTDVQIARETGLPAVHLAPMLLMLRREGYVLQVSDGAYAIGDSLVLLGSGVDRKQALQDKLQDTLDRLRDSVGAAVYISRYVDGEVRITQFADSPRTPKVHEWVDFRSAAHASAVGKCLLTQLDLNGRRDHLSRHKIARLTSKTIVNERILFSKLDSQPATVPMLDLQEYAVGTVCAAVPITAGASVGCLALSLPVEHAHRLRAAADALNRKAAPLLLSLTL; this is encoded by the coding sequence GTGGCGCTGAAGCCCGAGCCGACCGCGCCGTTCCACTCGGTGCAGTACGCCCTGCGCGTACTCGAAACGGTCGCCCGCCATACCGGCGGCGTGACCGATGTACAGATCGCGCGTGAGACCGGCCTGCCCGCGGTCCATCTCGCCCCCATGCTCCTCATGCTGCGCCGGGAAGGGTACGTACTGCAGGTGTCCGACGGCGCCTATGCCATAGGGGACTCCCTCGTCCTGCTCGGCTCCGGCGTCGACCGCAAGCAGGCCCTCCAGGACAAGCTCCAGGACACCCTGGACCGGCTGCGCGACTCGGTGGGCGCGGCGGTCTACATCAGCCGGTACGTCGACGGTGAGGTCCGCATCACGCAGTTCGCGGACAGCCCCCGCACGCCCAAGGTGCACGAGTGGGTCGACTTCCGCTCGGCGGCGCACGCCAGCGCGGTGGGCAAGTGCCTGCTGACCCAGCTCGACCTGAACGGGCGGCGCGACCACCTGTCCCGGCACAAGATCGCCCGGCTGACGTCGAAGACCATCGTGAACGAGCGGATCCTGTTCTCGAAGCTGGACAGCCAGCCGGCCACGGTTCCCATGCTCGACCTGCAGGAGTACGCGGTGGGCACGGTCTGCGCGGCCGTCCCGATCACCGCCGGAGCCTCGGTGGGCTGCCTGGCCCTGTCCCTGCCCGTGGAGCACGCCCACCGGCTGCGGGCGGCGGCCGACGCCCTGAACCGCAAGGCCGCGCCGCTGCTGCTGTCGCTCACCCTCTGA
- a CDS encoding AMP-binding protein, with protein MRTTTPETVAELIASQWGDHRPGLKHADGVLSHHRTAREAAARAALLVDLLPPGAEPHIGVLLDNTPEFPFWLGAAALAGAAVAGINPTRRGPELARDILHTDCRILVTERAHLPLLRGLDLPGVRILVTDGEDAGEYAALLAPYAGAKPGDATLGAGPGPSSRLLLYFTSGSTGAPKAAICTQGRLAGAGASLARHFSVTPDDVHYICMPLFHGNAVIADWLPALAGGAAVALRRRFSASAFLDDVRAYGATYFTYVGRAVQYVLATPPRPDDREHVLRLGFGTEAGAVDAARFAERFGVRLVEGYGATEGGASVQRTPDTPPGALGRAGAGDDLAVIDPETGRECPPAVLDARGRLLNGSEAIGELVNKGRSLFEGYWRNPGAEADRTRDGWYWTGDLFFRDPDGFLYFAGRTDDRLRVDSENLAAAVIENILARWARAAAVAVYAVPDEVAGDQVMAAVALREGAAFSPQGFAAFLEAQPDLGTKMAPRYVRIVPTMPITATNKVHRVSLRGEAFRTADPVWWRPPGESGYRMLEPADLAALLASYEAQGRADLLGR; from the coding sequence ATGCGGACGACGACACCCGAGACCGTCGCGGAGCTCATCGCGAGCCAATGGGGCGACCACCGGCCCGGCCTGAAGCACGCCGACGGCGTGCTCAGTCACCACCGGACCGCCCGGGAGGCCGCGGCGCGCGCCGCGCTCCTCGTCGACCTGCTGCCGCCGGGGGCGGAGCCGCACATCGGGGTGCTGCTCGACAACACCCCCGAGTTCCCGTTCTGGCTCGGCGCGGCGGCCCTCGCCGGGGCCGCCGTCGCCGGGATCAACCCCACCCGGCGCGGTCCCGAGCTGGCCCGCGACATCCTGCACACCGACTGCCGGATCCTGGTGACCGAGCGCGCCCACCTGCCGCTCCTGCGCGGCCTCGACCTGCCCGGAGTACGGATCCTGGTCACGGACGGTGAGGACGCCGGGGAGTACGCGGCGCTGCTCGCCCCGTACGCCGGAGCGAAACCCGGCGACGCGACCCTGGGCGCCGGCCCGGGCCCGTCCTCGCGGCTGCTGCTCTACTTCACCTCAGGCTCCACCGGCGCCCCGAAGGCCGCCATCTGCACCCAGGGCCGCCTCGCGGGCGCGGGCGCCTCGCTCGCCCGGCACTTCTCGGTCACCCCGGACGACGTCCACTACATCTGCATGCCCCTCTTCCACGGCAACGCGGTCATCGCGGACTGGCTCCCGGCCCTCGCGGGCGGCGCGGCCGTGGCACTGCGCCGACGATTTTCGGCCTCCGCGTTCCTGGACGACGTACGGGCCTACGGGGCTACGTACTTCACCTACGTCGGCCGGGCCGTCCAGTACGTCCTCGCCACCCCGCCCCGCCCCGACGACCGTGAGCACGTCCTGCGCCTCGGCTTCGGCACCGAGGCGGGCGCGGTCGACGCGGCGCGCTTCGCCGAACGCTTCGGGGTCCGCCTCGTCGAGGGCTACGGGGCCACTGAGGGCGGCGCCTCCGTCCAGCGCACCCCCGACACCCCGCCGGGCGCACTGGGGCGCGCGGGCGCGGGCGACGACCTCGCCGTCATCGACCCGGAGACCGGGCGCGAGTGCCCGCCGGCCGTCCTCGACGCGCGGGGCCGGCTCCTCAACGGCTCCGAGGCCATCGGCGAGCTGGTCAACAAGGGCCGCAGCCTCTTCGAGGGCTACTGGCGCAACCCCGGCGCGGAGGCGGACCGCACCCGCGACGGCTGGTACTGGACCGGAGACCTCTTCTTCCGCGACCCCGACGGCTTCCTCTACTTCGCCGGCCGCACCGACGACCGGCTGCGCGTCGACAGCGAGAACCTGGCCGCCGCGGTGATCGAGAACATCCTGGCCCGCTGGGCCCGGGCGGCCGCCGTGGCCGTGTACGCCGTACCCGACGAGGTGGCGGGGGACCAGGTCATGGCGGCGGTGGCCCTGCGCGAAGGGGCCGCCTTCTCCCCGCAGGGCTTCGCGGCCTTCCTCGAAGCCCAGCCGGACCTCGGCACGAAGATGGCCCCGCGCTACGTGCGGATCGTCCCCACCATGCCGATCACGGCGACGAACAAGGTCCACCGGGTCTCCCTGCGCGGCGAGGCCTTCCGCACCGCGGACCCGGTCTGGTGGCGCCCGCCGGGCGAGAGCGGGTACCGGATGCTGGAGCCGGCGGATCTGGCGGCTCTCCTGGCCTCCTACGAGGCCCAGGGGCGGGCCGATCTGCTGGGGCGCTGA
- a CDS encoding lytic polysaccharide monooxygenase auxiliary activity family 9 protein: MRSFRMPRTPRAAAVTAVGLGVVTALALVTAPTATGHGYTDTPISRQKLCANKTVADCGPIQWEPQSVEGLKGFPAAGPADGHICSANHTEFAQLDDPRGGTWPATPVTSGQSYSFRWQFTANHSTTDFRYYVTKNGWNPTKPLTRADLDPQPFLTVAYNGARPAMTTVHQGAMPSGKSGRHLILAVWTVNDTANAFYSCSDVQF, from the coding sequence ATGCGTTCCTTCCGCATGCCCCGAACCCCGCGGGCCGCCGCCGTCACCGCCGTCGGCCTCGGGGTCGTCACCGCCCTCGCGCTCGTCACGGCCCCCACCGCGACCGGTCACGGCTACACCGACACCCCCATCAGCCGCCAGAAGCTCTGCGCCAACAAGACCGTCGCCGACTGCGGCCCCATCCAGTGGGAGCCCCAGAGCGTCGAGGGCCTCAAGGGGTTCCCCGCGGCAGGCCCCGCCGACGGTCACATATGTTCGGCGAACCACACCGAGTTCGCCCAGCTCGACGACCCGCGCGGTGGCACCTGGCCCGCCACCCCGGTGACCAGCGGGCAGAGCTACAGCTTCCGCTGGCAGTTCACCGCGAACCACTCCACCACCGACTTCCGGTACTACGTCACGAAGAACGGCTGGAACCCCACCAAGCCCCTCACCCGCGCCGACCTCGACCCGCAGCCCTTCCTCACGGTCGCCTACAACGGCGCCCGCCCCGCCATGACCACCGTCCACCAGGGCGCCATGCCGAGCGGCAAGAGCGGCCGGCACCTGATCCTCGCCGTCTGGACGGTGAACGACACCGCGAACGCCTTCTACTCCTGCTCCGACGTCCAGTTCTGA
- a CDS encoding SPFH domain-containing protein, protein MYPTRTTSTTGTFHFPPTPAPAAAGPERAETTPPTATRATSATPERAAAERCAAAPTATGWAEPTGWAVAPDQGRAEPAPAAASPAPAAVAPAAVPGAWTPGAGEVLDIGGPAGDGAVAAGVAGRAAAGAPHGPAVWGDVPAARAQALDIPHPQDEQADAGAATLRLRSPDGEAARPHPQDDLRPPTPPAARGAALAAAGLVADGESARRSGLFTEDSYAPECVAALPGPTASAAEPAEAEAEAEASCAPPFGVPGPAPEAGYAAPAAVRGLPGPSGAAPPARGAAGFVSERGVPAPAADAEHAFSGAAARHGGADGGPHGPAGGRELTWSVPAPGGAGPATGPATATGPATDAPEEEPQLRERSAVPGPGVAEVVARAVARMEEDDTQDLPRVTPVRGPAVTEVPVHLPFRGAVQRPPQPPVKRQPQPQPQPQPQPRAKAPAGATAVRAAPGRRVPRGDDRLREHHGPVLPGWIGVAVGGIALTGCAVVLWRAGAVPDALAAAFGAEPRPYRGLQARFWPPLAFLGIVVLLALGGLGRGRAGHAWVLTLFGRYRGTVRRSGLTWISPLLLRRRVDVRLRHWRSDPMPAVDSGGLALQVVVQVVWQVKDTARATLAVADHVDYLAEQVESAMARVLSQLPADAFHEDAPTLRDAEAVGDALTRMLAAETEAVGVEVFSAQPTRIEYAPEVADAMRRRRVAAIDAKHRDTVLTSVVDAVDDTVHRLTSRGLVELDDYERKALVKDLTVAFYTGRAE, encoded by the coding sequence ATGTACCCCACGCGCACGACATCGACCACAGGCACCTTCCACTTCCCCCCGACCCCCGCACCGGCGGCGGCGGGGCCGGAGCGGGCCGAAACCACACCGCCGACGGCCACGCGGGCCACGTCGGCCACCCCCGAGCGGGCGGCGGCCGAGCGGTGCGCGGCCGCGCCGACCGCGACCGGGTGGGCGGAGCCGACCGGCTGGGCGGTGGCTCCGGACCAGGGTCGGGCGGAGCCTGCGCCCGCCGCGGCGTCGCCTGCGCCCGCCGCGGTGGCTCCGGCCGCCGTTCCCGGTGCCTGGACTCCGGGTGCCGGGGAGGTTCTGGACATCGGCGGCCCCGCCGGGGACGGCGCGGTGGCCGCGGGAGTGGCGGGCCGGGCTGCGGCCGGTGCTCCCCACGGGCCCGCCGTATGGGGTGACGTACCCGCGGCGCGGGCCCAGGCGCTGGACATCCCGCACCCCCAGGACGAGCAGGCCGACGCCGGGGCGGCCACCCTGCGCCTGCGGAGCCCCGACGGCGAAGCCGCCCGCCCGCATCCGCAGGACGACCTCCGGCCCCCCACCCCGCCGGCCGCCCGGGGAGCGGCCCTGGCCGCCGCGGGCCTCGTCGCCGACGGCGAAAGCGCCCGCCGGAGCGGCCTGTTCACCGAGGACTCCTACGCTCCGGAGTGCGTCGCGGCGCTGCCGGGGCCGACCGCCAGTGCCGCCGAACCGGCCGAGGCCGAAGCCGAGGCCGAAGCGTCCTGTGCTCCCCCGTTCGGCGTCCCCGGCCCGGCCCCCGAGGCCGGGTACGCGGCGCCGGCGGCCGTACGGGGCCTGCCCGGCCCGTCCGGGGCGGCGCCGCCGGCGCGCGGCGCCGCCGGGTTCGTGTCCGAGCGCGGGGTCCCCGCTCCGGCCGCCGACGCCGAGCACGCCTTCAGCGGCGCGGCAGCGCGCCACGGAGGAGCCGACGGCGGTCCGCACGGCCCGGCCGGCGGCCGCGAGCTGACGTGGTCCGTCCCCGCACCGGGCGGCGCCGGCCCCGCCACCGGTCCCGCCACCGCCACCGGTCCCGCCACCGACGCCCCCGAGGAAGAGCCGCAGCTGAGGGAGCGCTCGGCCGTGCCCGGGCCCGGGGTCGCCGAGGTCGTCGCGCGGGCCGTGGCGCGGATGGAGGAGGACGACACGCAGGACCTGCCCCGGGTCACGCCGGTACGCGGGCCCGCGGTGACCGAGGTACCGGTCCACCTGCCGTTCCGCGGCGCGGTGCAGCGCCCTCCGCAGCCCCCGGTGAAGCGGCAGCCCCAGCCGCAGCCGCAGCCCCAGCCCCAGCCGCGGGCCAAGGCTCCGGCCGGGGCCACCGCCGTCCGGGCGGCCCCCGGCCGCCGCGTCCCCCGCGGCGACGACCGGCTCCGCGAGCACCACGGCCCGGTGCTGCCCGGCTGGATCGGCGTGGCCGTCGGCGGGATCGCGCTCACCGGCTGCGCGGTCGTGCTCTGGCGGGCCGGGGCCGTCCCCGACGCCCTCGCCGCGGCGTTCGGCGCGGAGCCCCGCCCCTACCGGGGACTGCAGGCGCGGTTCTGGCCCCCGCTCGCCTTCCTCGGGATCGTCGTGCTGCTCGCCCTCGGCGGACTGGGCCGGGGCCGCGCCGGGCACGCCTGGGTGCTCACCCTCTTCGGCCGCTACCGGGGCACGGTCCGCCGTTCCGGCCTGACCTGGATCAGCCCCCTCCTCCTGCGCCGCCGGGTCGATGTCCGGCTCCGGCACTGGCGCAGCGACCCGATGCCCGCCGTCGACTCCGGCGGCCTCGCCCTCCAGGTCGTCGTCCAGGTCGTCTGGCAGGTCAAGGACACCGCCCGCGCGACCCTCGCCGTGGCCGACCACGTGGACTACCTCGCCGAGCAGGTCGAATCGGCCATGGCCCGCGTGCTGTCCCAGCTCCCCGCCGACGCCTTCCACGAGGACGCCCCGACCCTGCGCGACGCCGAGGCCGTCGGTGACGCGCTGACCCGGATGCTGGCCGCCGAGACGGAGGCGGTGGGTGTGGAGGTGTTCTCGGCGCAGCCGACCCGGATCGAGTACGCCCCCGAGGTCGCCGACGCCATGCGCCGGCGCCGGGTCGCGGCGATCGACGCCAAGCACCGGGACACCGTCCTGACCTCGGTTGTCGACGCGGTCGACGACACCGTCCACCGCCTCACCTCGCGCGGGCTCGTAGAGCTCGACGACTACGAGCGCAAGGCACTGGTGAAGGACCTGACCGTCGCCTTCTACACGGGCCGCGCGGAGTAG
- a CDS encoding peptidoglycan-binding protein, whose product MPMPAFEEYEPAGDCPCQGCAHRRRALARARAIPLRDGGHPAVRGARRALVLATAAGVVLGGGGGAAVAVTAPGPGGAVSQDDPGQPQGGRAPLHGGKKGLPAKPAGLPGAPSAVKRTDRAAIINRAKLWLDAQVPYSMAEYWTDGYRQDCSGYVSMAWNLGTNEWTGSLDKFATRITKDELLPGDMLLFHNPADPNKGSHVVLFGGWVDETRTHYVTYEQTRPTTRRQATPYGYWNNAAKYIPYRFIGVAGGAVPGPPAAGEPPNPGGSPAVPTAFPGASKFGPGADNVHIARLGRMLVDRGGSRFYPKGVGTQWTDAARQATEAFQRAQGWTGADADGVPGAYTWRLLTQHQGKDIPPTPVGTPTPVGTPTPGGALGPAGKPAFPGTATFRPGVSHPSITALGRQLVKKGFGKNYTSGPGPRWGEADRRGVEAFQRAQGWRGAEANGYPGPETWRRLFA is encoded by the coding sequence ATGCCGATGCCCGCCTTCGAGGAGTACGAGCCCGCCGGCGACTGCCCGTGCCAAGGCTGCGCCCACCGCCGCCGCGCGCTCGCCCGCGCCCGGGCCATACCGCTGCGCGACGGAGGCCACCCCGCCGTACGCGGAGCCCGCCGGGCGCTCGTCCTGGCCACCGCCGCGGGAGTGGTCCTCGGCGGCGGCGGGGGAGCGGCGGTCGCGGTGACCGCTCCGGGTCCCGGCGGCGCGGTGTCGCAAGACGACCCGGGGCAGCCGCAGGGCGGCCGGGCCCCGCTGCACGGCGGGAAGAAGGGCCTGCCCGCGAAGCCGGCCGGGCTGCCGGGAGCTCCCTCCGCGGTGAAGCGGACCGACCGGGCGGCGATCATCAACCGGGCGAAGCTGTGGCTGGACGCGCAGGTCCCGTACAGCATGGCCGAGTACTGGACCGACGGGTACCGGCAGGACTGCTCCGGCTACGTCTCGATGGCATGGAACCTCGGCACGAACGAGTGGACCGGCAGCCTCGACAAGTTCGCGACCCGGATCACGAAGGACGAGCTGCTGCCGGGGGACATGCTGCTCTTCCACAACCCGGCCGACCCCAACAAGGGCTCGCACGTCGTGCTCTTCGGCGGGTGGGTGGACGAGACGCGCACGCACTACGTCACCTACGAGCAGACGCGGCCGACCACGCGGCGCCAGGCCACGCCGTACGGCTACTGGAACAACGCGGCGAAGTACATCCCGTACCGGTTCATCGGGGTGGCGGGCGGCGCCGTTCCCGGGCCCCCGGCTGCCGGTGAACCGCCGAATCCGGGCGGCTCGCCGGCGGTCCCGACCGCCTTCCCCGGGGCGTCGAAGTTCGGGCCGGGCGCGGACAACGTCCACATCGCCCGGCTGGGCCGGATGCTCGTCGACCGCGGCGGCTCCCGCTTCTACCCCAAGGGCGTCGGCACGCAGTGGACCGACGCCGCCCGGCAGGCGACCGAGGCCTTCCAGCGCGCCCAGGGCTGGACGGGCGCGGACGCCGACGGCGTTCCGGGCGCGTACACCTGGCGGCTGCTCACCCAGCACCAGGGCAAGGACATCCCGCCGACTCCGGTCGGCACCCCGACTCCGGTCGGCACCCCGACACCGGGCGGCGCTCTGGGACCGGCGGGCAAGCCGGCCTTCCCGGGTACCGCGACCTTCCGCCCGGGGGTGTCCCACCCGTCCATCACCGCCCTTGGCCGCCAGCTGGTGAAGAAGGGCTTCGGCAAGAACTACACATCCGGTCCGGGCCCCCGCTGGGGCGAGGCCGACCGCCGCGGCGTCGAGGCGTTCCAGCGTGCCCAGGGCTGGCGCGGCGCCGAGGCCAACGGCTATCCGGGCCCGGAAACCTGGCGCCGGCTGTTCGCATGA
- a CDS encoding class F sortase, whose protein sequence is MSGEARGSGSRLLTFAAWSVLVLGLWLWGREITGVQIPLPGQAGGPAAPGLPAAHNPLGPAAPARVDVPSLGVQAPVIVRDLDAKGAIEPPPYENPGTVGWWRGGAQPGAAGTALLVGHVDTQSKPAVFYGLSSAKPGDKVRVVRADGSVAEFTVEDVRVHERAGFDPAKAYGPRVRGRAELRLVTCGGTYDKAAKEYTANVVVSAYLTGVGVRPGTAA, encoded by the coding sequence GTGAGCGGGGAGGCGAGGGGCTCCGGTTCCCGGCTGCTGACCTTCGCCGCCTGGTCGGTGCTGGTCCTCGGCCTGTGGCTGTGGGGCCGCGAGATCACCGGGGTGCAGATACCCCTTCCCGGCCAGGCCGGCGGACCGGCGGCCCCGGGTCTGCCCGCGGCGCACAACCCGCTGGGGCCGGCCGCGCCCGCGCGGGTCGACGTACCGTCCCTGGGTGTCCAGGCCCCGGTGATCGTCCGGGACCTGGATGCGAAGGGGGCGATCGAGCCGCCACCGTACGAGAACCCGGGCACGGTGGGCTGGTGGCGCGGTGGTGCCCAGCCCGGCGCGGCCGGGACCGCGCTGCTGGTCGGGCACGTGGACACGCAGTCGAAGCCGGCGGTGTTCTACGGGCTGAGCTCGGCGAAGCCGGGTGACAAGGTGCGGGTGGTGCGGGCGGACGGATCGGTCGCGGAGTTCACGGTCGAGGACGTGCGGGTCCACGAGCGCGCGGGCTTCGATCCCGCCAAGGCGTACGGCCCGAGGGTCAGGGGCCGGGCGGAGCTGAGGCTGGTGACCTGTGGCGGCACGTACGACAAGGCGGCCAAGGAGTACACGGCGAACGTGGTGGTGTCCGCGTACCTGACCGGCGTCGGGGTCCGCCCGGGAACGGCGGCCTGA
- a CDS encoding HAD-IIA family hydrolase — MAERKPIESWLTDMDGVLIHEGTPIPGADAFINRLRESGKPFLVLTNNSIYTPRDLQARLSRMGLEVPVENIWTSALATAKFLDDQRPGGTAYVIGEAGLTTALHDIGYVLTDHEPDYVVLGETRTYSFEAMTKAVRLINAGARFICTNPDETGPSTEGPLPATGAVAALITKATGKKPYFAGKPNPLMMRTGLNAIGAHSHSSAMIGDRMDTDILAGLEAGMQTFLVLTGLTSIEDTEKFPYRPTKTVKSIADLVDLV, encoded by the coding sequence GTGGCAGAGCGCAAGCCGATCGAATCCTGGCTCACCGACATGGACGGGGTCCTCATCCACGAGGGCACCCCGATCCCCGGCGCCGACGCCTTCATCAACCGGCTGCGCGAGTCCGGCAAGCCCTTCCTGGTGCTGACCAACAACTCCATCTACACCCCGCGCGACCTCCAGGCCCGCCTCAGCCGGATGGGCCTGGAAGTCCCGGTCGAGAACATCTGGACCTCGGCGCTGGCCACCGCGAAGTTCCTCGACGACCAGCGCCCGGGGGGCACCGCGTACGTCATCGGCGAGGCCGGCCTGACCACCGCCCTGCACGACATCGGCTACGTCCTGACCGACCACGAGCCGGACTACGTGGTCCTGGGCGAGACCCGGACCTACAGCTTCGAGGCCATGACCAAGGCGGTCCGCCTGATCAACGCGGGCGCCCGCTTCATCTGCACCAACCCGGACGAGACAGGCCCCTCCACCGAGGGCCCGCTGCCGGCCACGGGCGCGGTTGCCGCGCTGATCACCAAGGCGACCGGCAAGAAGCCGTACTTCGCCGGCAAGCCCAACCCGCTGATGATGCGGACCGGCCTGAACGCCATCGGCGCCCACTCCCACAGCAGCGCGATGATCGGCGACCGGATGGACACCGACATCCTGGCCGGGCTGGAGGCGGGCATGCAGACCTTCCTCGTGCTGACCGGTCTGACGTCGATCGAGGACACCGAGAAGTTCCCGTACCGGCCGACCAAGACGGTCAAGTCCATCGCTGATCTGGTCGATCTGGTTTAG